In Spirobacillus cienkowskii, a genomic segment contains:
- the nrdR gene encoding transcriptional regulator NrdR, whose translation MKCLQCQNPESKVLESRENRDGRTVRRRRECVNCGYRFTTFERSEEQPFYIIKRDGTRELFNREKLLKSLSIACQKRSVSSKSLDAIADWVESVCYSCEEREISSHKIGELALEALLKLDPVAYVRFASVYRAFSSPEDFVVELKFLTEKTQSKNNFKLEPN comes from the coding sequence ATGAAGTGTCTGCAATGCCAAAATCCTGAAAGTAAAGTGCTTGAAAGTCGTGAAAACCGCGATGGCAGAACGGTGAGGCGAAGACGAGAGTGTGTAAATTGTGGCTACCGTTTTACAACATTTGAGCGTTCTGAGGAGCAACCTTTTTATATTATTAAGCGAGATGGAACACGTGAGTTGTTCAATCGTGAAAAGTTGTTAAAAAGTTTGAGCATTGCATGTCAGAAAAGGTCAGTCAGTTCTAAAAGCTTAGATGCAATTGCGGATTGGGTGGAAAGTGTTTGTTATTCTTGCGAAGAGCGTGAGATTTCTTCGCATAAAATTGGAGAACTTGCGCTTGAAGCTTTATTAAAGCTTGATCCTGTTGCATATGTTCGATTTGCTTCTGTATACCGCGCTTTTTCAAGTCCTGAGGATTTTGTGGTTGAATTAAAATTTTTGACTGAAAAAACTCAAAGTAAAAATAATTTTAAACTTGAGCCTAACTAA
- the glyA gene encoding serine hydroxymethyltransferase: MNSFLALDRAHLANSDPEIANLFAQESHRLNEGLELIASENVASPAVLAALSSVLSNKYAEGYPGRRYYGGCEFNDQVESIAIERVKKIYGAEHANVQPHSGAQANQAVFLSCLKPGDTILGMSLSHGGHLTHGSPVNLSGIYYKAESYGVDENGFINYDAVEKKALECQPKLIIAGASAYPRLLDFAQFKKIADKVNALLLVDMAHIAGLVAGGQHQSPIPFADFVTTTTHKTLRGPRGGVIFCKEKYAKAIDKAVFPGVQGGPLMHVIGAKAVAFGEALQPSFKLYSEQIVVNAKALAQSLIKHNISLVSGGTDNHLILIDLKASPLSGKDAEERLAKINLTVNKNSVPNDPRKPLITSGIRIGTPAITTRGLVAADMQVLGEAISLALKNDDSLLDKAKEMVVSLCHKYPLYDKALQRNGYVSIS; the protein is encoded by the coding sequence ATGAACTCATTTTTGGCTTTAGATCGTGCACATTTAGCAAATTCTGATCCTGAAATTGCAAACTTGTTTGCACAAGAGAGTCACCGTTTAAACGAAGGACTTGAGCTTATTGCTTCTGAAAATGTTGCAAGTCCGGCTGTACTGGCGGCTTTAAGTTCTGTTTTATCAAATAAGTATGCAGAAGGGTATCCTGGACGCCGTTATTACGGTGGCTGTGAGTTTAATGATCAGGTTGAGAGTATCGCGATTGAGAGAGTCAAAAAAATATACGGCGCTGAGCATGCTAATGTGCAGCCACATAGTGGAGCACAAGCAAATCAAGCGGTATTTTTAAGTTGCTTAAAGCCTGGTGATACCATTTTAGGTATGAGTCTTTCGCATGGTGGACATTTAACTCACGGATCGCCAGTCAATTTGTCTGGAATATATTATAAAGCAGAATCGTATGGTGTTGATGAAAATGGTTTTATTAATTATGACGCTGTCGAAAAAAAAGCCCTAGAATGCCAGCCTAAATTGATTATTGCCGGTGCAAGTGCTTATCCAAGGTTGCTTGATTTTGCGCAGTTTAAAAAAATAGCAGATAAAGTGAATGCTCTTCTTTTAGTAGACATGGCACACATCGCAGGGTTGGTTGCTGGTGGACAGCATCAAAGTCCTATTCCTTTTGCAGATTTTGTGACAACAACCACTCACAAAACACTAAGAGGCCCAAGAGGGGGTGTTATTTTTTGCAAAGAAAAATATGCTAAAGCCATTGATAAAGCTGTTTTTCCTGGTGTTCAAGGCGGTCCACTGATGCATGTTATTGGTGCAAAAGCAGTGGCTTTTGGTGAGGCTTTGCAACCATCATTTAAATTGTATTCAGAACAAATTGTAGTAAATGCAAAAGCCTTGGCGCAGTCTTTAATAAAACATAATATTTCACTCGTTTCTGGTGGTACAGACAATCATCTCATTTTAATTGATCTGAAAGCTTCTCCTTTAAGTGGAAAAGATGCCGAAGAACGTTTGGCAAAAATCAATTTGACTGTGAATAAAAACAGTGTCCCTAACGATCCGCGTAAACCGCTTATTACAAGCGGCATCAGAATAGGAACTCCTGCAATTACCACACGAGGCCTTGTTGCAGCAGATATGCAAGTTCTTGGTGAAGCAATATCTCTCGCATTAAAAAATGATGATTCGTTGTTAGATAAGGCTAAGGAAATGGTTGTCTCATTATGTCATAAGTATCCTTTGTACGATAAAGCCTTACAACGAAACGGTTATGTTTCTATTAGCTAA
- a CDS encoding glycerate kinase, giving the protein MRIVLAFDKFKGTFSARQVCELVAEGIRNRNPKIEIILKPMADGGEGSASLLADNLGMESLRVEVFDLLGKPTEANVYWQQARRLAVIESAEVLGNSKALATEEGLIQSSTWGFGRLLQKCFPLRPQEVWLCIGGTLTADAGWGLASTFGLSAYDEHGKRLRPCIENMDKIRSFQQEELPDYVKKCRITALCDVNAPANGEGVSLLSFLKQKGASQAKIPYIEKQVQQFWKTLKNQYSHIPKLDEPFMGAGGGVGIGLAAVFPNIKFELGAKLIAKAIALGPSFSGADLIACGEGSLDELTLYGKAVSIVSEIAHQTGRHKLIGIFGNVSKNKPELKQKLGFSEILTLFEEGRLGMSSSELTKNSKHKLYHIGQELAHKLAKKH; this is encoded by the coding sequence ATGCGCATAGTTCTAGCTTTTGATAAATTTAAAGGCACTTTTTCAGCACGACAAGTGTGTGAACTTGTTGCAGAAGGCATTCGCAATCGCAATCCTAAAATTGAAATTATACTCAAACCTATGGCCGATGGCGGAGAAGGCAGCGCTTCTTTGCTAGCTGATAATTTAGGAATGGAATCTCTTAGGGTTGAGGTATTTGATTTACTCGGCAAACCAACTGAAGCTAATGTTTATTGGCAACAGGCTAGAAGACTAGCTGTTATAGAATCTGCAGAAGTGTTAGGCAACTCAAAAGCACTCGCTACAGAAGAGGGTCTCATTCAATCAAGCACTTGGGGGTTTGGCAGGCTTTTGCAAAAATGTTTTCCACTTCGCCCACAGGAAGTATGGCTATGTATTGGCGGCACACTCACAGCGGATGCAGGTTGGGGACTCGCAAGTACTTTTGGTTTATCTGCTTACGATGAGCATGGCAAAAGACTACGTCCCTGCATTGAAAATATGGACAAAATTCGTTCGTTTCAGCAAGAAGAGTTGCCAGACTATGTTAAAAAATGCCGTATTACAGCTTTATGTGATGTTAACGCCCCTGCAAATGGCGAAGGGGTTTCTCTCCTATCATTTTTAAAACAAAAAGGCGCTTCACAAGCAAAAATACCTTATATCGAGAAACAAGTTCAGCAATTTTGGAAAACACTTAAAAATCAATATTCTCATATCCCTAAACTTGATGAACCGTTCATGGGCGCAGGAGGAGGAGTTGGCATAGGTTTAGCAGCTGTATTTCCAAATATTAAGTTTGAACTTGGTGCCAAACTTATTGCTAAAGCCATTGCCCTTGGACCAAGTTTTTCGGGCGCAGACTTAATTGCGTGTGGAGAAGGAAGTCTCGATGAATTAACACTATACGGCAAAGCGGTCAGCATAGTGTCTGAAATCGCTCACCAAACAGGGCGTCATAAACTTATCGGAATTTTTGGCAACGTTTCTAAAAACAAACCAGAACTAAAACAAAAATTAGGTTTTTCTGAGATTTTGACCTTATTTGAAGAAGGCAGATTGGGTATGAGCAGTAGCGAATTGACAAAAAATTCTAAACATAAGCTTTACCATATAGGCCAAGAATTAGCGCACAAACTCGCAAAAAAACACTAA
- a CDS encoding DEAD/DEAH box helicase, whose translation MTNTNTIAAEDSSIFNLLPEAIRNGLIAQGITKPTPIQQASYEPVLAGRDVIAQSRTGSGKTLAFGLPSVAKLEKTQNGGKPRMLVLTPTRELAQQVADVFETNFKPQGFKILAITGGKSYRFQTSTIQRGVDIIVATPGRLNDLLEQGAVSLTNIEILVLDEMDEMLDFGFAEDIIKIKGAIGKKCQTLLFSATFPPKVTNIARQMVANPFEVKVASTDTSTGQIDHGFLEVKMGRNLDALLGLLIYHDPEHAIIFCKTREETRNIHNALMERGFSAGVLNGEMTQNDRSQTMERFKNKQLRLLVATDVAARGIDITGLSHVINYTVPTNVETYTHRAGRTGRAGATGKAWTIITHVERREYQFVCQKVKINPLRIELPDAKKITTQFFNNLLFRVNEQGTETQEFINQSVDQIISKLDQDKIKDALATLLKAEASRQIGKSLHVEDLSPAFKTEFGANVENSKFAVGGDRGRSHKGGYGRGGDRGGRFGGQGRYNDRNGGKSNGGRFGDSKKFGGRSENNSGFGGRGNPKRTSEGSGKRSFPIA comes from the coding sequence ATGACAAATACTAATACTATTGCAGCAGAAGATTCTTCTATCTTTAACCTATTGCCAGAGGCTATTCGCAATGGCCTTATTGCACAAGGCATCACAAAGCCTACCCCAATTCAACAGGCTTCCTATGAACCTGTATTAGCTGGTCGCGACGTTATTGCACAAAGTCGTACAGGCTCAGGAAAAACTCTTGCTTTTGGTCTTCCTTCTGTTGCTAAACTTGAAAAAACTCAAAATGGCGGCAAACCGAGAATGCTCGTGTTAACACCAACACGTGAGCTCGCACAGCAAGTTGCCGATGTTTTTGAAACCAATTTTAAACCACAGGGATTTAAAATTCTTGCAATCACTGGTGGTAAAAGCTATCGCTTTCAAACATCTACCATTCAACGAGGCGTTGACATTATTGTTGCCACACCAGGCCGCCTTAACGATTTGTTAGAACAAGGCGCTGTCAGTCTTACTAATATAGAAATTCTTGTTCTCGATGAAATGGATGAAATGCTTGATTTTGGTTTTGCTGAAGACATTATCAAAATTAAAGGAGCAATTGGAAAAAAATGCCAAACTCTTTTATTTTCAGCAACTTTTCCTCCAAAAGTGACAAATATTGCACGTCAAATGGTTGCCAATCCTTTTGAAGTAAAGGTTGCGAGCACTGACACCAGCACTGGTCAAATTGATCATGGGTTCTTAGAAGTTAAAATGGGTCGTAACCTCGATGCATTATTAGGTCTTCTTATTTATCACGATCCAGAACATGCAATTATTTTCTGCAAAACACGCGAAGAAACTCGCAATATTCATAATGCCCTTATGGAAAGAGGTTTTTCTGCAGGTGTGTTAAATGGAGAAATGACACAAAACGATCGTAGCCAAACGATGGAACGCTTTAAAAACAAACAATTGCGTTTACTTGTCGCAACTGACGTCGCAGCACGCGGAATTGACATCACTGGATTGTCTCACGTTATTAACTACACTGTGCCAACAAATGTGGAAACCTATACTCATAGAGCTGGGCGTACAGGACGCGCAGGCGCAACCGGAAAAGCGTGGACTATTATTACTCACGTTGAACGCCGTGAGTACCAATTTGTTTGTCAAAAAGTTAAAATCAATCCTTTACGCATTGAACTACCAGATGCTAAAAAGATCACAACGCAATTTTTTAATAATTTACTTTTTAGAGTTAATGAGCAAGGCACAGAAACTCAAGAGTTTATCAATCAATCTGTGGATCAAATTATCTCTAAACTTGACCAAGATAAAATTAAAGATGCCCTTGCAACACTTTTAAAAGCAGAAGCTTCACGCCAAATTGGCAAAAGTCTGCATGTTGAAGACCTTTCTCCTGCCTTTAAAACTGAATTTGGTGCAAATGTAGAAAACTCTAAATTTGCAGTGGGTGGAGATAGAGGACGTTCACACAAAGGCGGTTACGGCAGAGGCGGCGATCGCGGTGGTCGTTTTGGAGGCCAGGGTCGCTACAATGATCGAAATGGTGGCAAAAGCAACGGTGGACGCTTTGGTGATTCTAAAAAATTTGGTGGACGCTCAGAAAACAATAGTGGTTTTGGGGGTCGAGGGAATCCTAAAAGAACATCTGAAGGTTCTGGAAAAAGAAGTTTTCCTATTGCCTAA
- the acpP gene encoding acyl carrier protein produces MDAQLDSKQLEMKLIKIVAEKLNIEEQSVTTASRFQEDLGADSLDIVELLMEIEEVFGVNISDEESERLKTVGDAVKFIIAKL; encoded by the coding sequence ATGGATGCGCAGCTTGATTCTAAACAATTAGAAATGAAACTTATAAAGATCGTTGCTGAAAAATTAAATATTGAAGAACAAAGTGTAACAACTGCTTCTCGTTTTCAAGAAGATCTCGGCGCTGATTCTCTTGACATCGTAGAACTCCTCATGGAAATTGAAGAAGTATTTGGTGTTAACATTTCTGATGAAGAGTCAGAACGCCTAAAAACAGTCGGTGACGCTGTAAAGTTTATTATCGCAAAGCTGTAA
- a CDS encoding riboflavin synthase, with protein MFTGIIQDIGVILFKESFHNSLRLSIKTKLNKSYLGIGSSIACNGCCLTIVEVYSEQDSHIFLVDIGIESIKLTNFTLLQVGSCVNLEPALRIGDSLGGHQLTGHIDCMCVIEEFNKINNQDGDFWKLMIRIPSKFTKWVIPKGSIAIAGISLTIAQILPGDHEDKFIEIMIIPHTFRYTNLQFFAAKMCIEVEYDQSVKAIASVLETMLPNYIQARK; from the coding sequence ATGTTTACAGGAATTATTCAAGATATTGGTGTTATTTTATTTAAAGAATCTTTTCATAATTCTTTACGACTTTCTATTAAAACAAAACTTAATAAAAGTTATCTTGGCATTGGCTCAAGTATTGCTTGCAATGGTTGTTGTTTAACAATTGTTGAGGTCTATTCCGAGCAAGATAGTCACATTTTTCTTGTTGATATTGGGATTGAAAGCATAAAGCTTACCAACTTTACTTTATTGCAAGTTGGTTCTTGTGTGAATTTAGAGCCTGCGCTAAGAATTGGAGATTCTCTTGGAGGACACCAATTAACAGGGCATATAGACTGTATGTGTGTTATTGAAGAGTTTAATAAAATAAATAACCAAGATGGTGATTTTTGGAAGTTAATGATAAGGATTCCAAGTAAATTTACCAAATGGGTCATTCCAAAAGGCTCTATTGCTATTGCAGGGATTAGTTTAACAATTGCTCAAATTCTTCCAGGAGATCATGAAGATAAGTTCATTGAGATCATGATCATTCCGCATACTTTTCGCTATACAAATCTACAATTTTTTGCTGCTAAAATGTGCATTGAAGTTGAGTATGATCAATCGGTCAAGGCTATTGCGTCTGTACTCGAAACTATGTTACCAAATTATATTCAGGCTCGTAAATAA
- the ung gene encoding uracil-DNA glycosylase, translated as MSQTEIHQNKDLHFLAEGWKPLLQNEFSKPYLEQIRQHLKQEIHQGYQFFPHKDKIFRALKMVDYNNVRVVIIGQDPYHGKGQANGLSFAVENGVAIPPSLNNIFKEIEENCGKRPSSTNLENWANQGVLLLNTVLTVRENAAFSHRNKGWEIFTDKIIALLNEKKKPIIFLLWGAAAQSKAIMISNPNHIILKAAHPSPLSAHRGFLGCKHFSKVNEILRAQNELEIDWTL; from the coding sequence GTGAGTCAAACTGAAATTCATCAAAATAAAGACTTGCATTTCCTTGCTGAGGGATGGAAACCTTTACTCCAAAATGAGTTTTCTAAGCCATATCTTGAGCAAATACGCCAACATCTCAAACAAGAAATTCATCAAGGCTATCAGTTTTTTCCTCATAAAGATAAAATATTTAGAGCACTAAAAATGGTGGATTACAACAATGTCCGCGTTGTCATTATTGGACAAGATCCTTATCATGGCAAAGGACAAGCCAATGGTCTTTCTTTTGCTGTTGAAAATGGTGTTGCAATTCCTCCTTCACTTAACAATATTTTTAAAGAAATAGAAGAGAACTGCGGCAAACGCCCAAGTAGCACAAACTTAGAAAACTGGGCTAATCAAGGAGTACTTTTATTAAATACGGTATTAACTGTTAGAGAAAATGCCGCATTCTCTCATCGCAATAAGGGATGGGAAATTTTTACTGACAAAATTATTGCTCTTTTGAATGAAAAAAAGAAGCCCATTATTTTTTTACTATGGGGAGCTGCGGCACAATCTAAAGCAATTATGATTAGCAATCCGAATCATATTATTTTAAAAGCAGCACATCCTTCTCCTTTATCAGCTCATAGAGGTTTTTTGGGATGCAAACATTTTTCAAAGGTAAACGAAATTTTAAGAGCACAAAACGAACTAGAAATTGATTGGACATTGTAA
- a CDS encoding NAD-dependent malic enzyme codes for MFKEKRDTFDNKKFYEVSLQGKQLLLNSFLNKDTAFTLEERKELKLEGLIPNVVETLDEQVVRVYGQYLKKDTDIERNIFLTQLYDRNETLFFRLLQEHLVEMVPVFYTPTVGDVVQQFNQNFRRPRGLFISYPQMSQIDEILENLPEGYDIKAVCVTDSEAILGIGDQGVGGIVISIAKLAMYTLCAGFHPTKVLPIVLDVGTNNKEFLQNPLYLGWRHERIRGEQYDDFIDAFVTALRKKFPNIYLHWEDFGRQTARKNLDRYNDQMCTFNDDMQGTAAVTLGAILAGLKVNGTKMSEQRVVIHGAGTAGCCIADQIIAAMVADGLSEEDAYSRMFLIDKDGLLHSNMDHLEYFQKKYAQPVEIYNNWDRVKGKVIQLYDVVKNIKPTILIGTSTQTGAFNEEIVKMMASYCERPIIFPLSNPTSRSEAIPANLIEWTDGKVLVATGSPFPEVRYKGKVYPIGQCNNAFVFPGLGLGVVAAKATRVNNEMLVACAKVISECAQVNKDPTLSLLPSLTDITHVSYKIAFATAKAAQLTGVAPTTSDQEIHNSIHENTWKTSYVKYVFKENI; via the coding sequence ATGTTTAAAGAAAAACGAGATACTTTTGATAATAAAAAATTTTACGAAGTTAGTCTTCAGGGCAAACAACTTCTTTTAAATTCATTTTTAAATAAAGATACCGCATTTACCCTTGAAGAACGCAAAGAATTAAAACTCGAAGGTTTAATTCCAAATGTTGTTGAAACTTTAGATGAACAGGTTGTCCGTGTTTATGGTCAATATCTAAAAAAAGATACAGACATTGAAAGAAATATTTTTTTAACACAACTTTACGATCGCAATGAAACGTTATTTTTTCGCCTTCTGCAAGAGCATCTTGTTGAAATGGTACCAGTATTTTATACACCTACCGTTGGCGATGTGGTGCAACAGTTTAACCAAAACTTCAGAAGACCAAGAGGACTATTTATCTCATATCCTCAAATGTCTCAAATCGACGAAATACTCGAAAACTTGCCAGAAGGCTATGACATTAAAGCAGTTTGCGTAACAGATTCCGAGGCAATATTAGGAATTGGAGATCAAGGGGTTGGAGGAATTGTGATCTCTATTGCTAAGCTTGCCATGTACACTTTATGTGCTGGATTTCATCCAACAAAAGTTCTTCCAATCGTTCTTGATGTCGGCACTAATAATAAAGAATTTCTCCAAAACCCATTATATTTAGGGTGGAGACACGAAAGAATTCGTGGCGAACAGTATGACGATTTTATCGATGCATTTGTCACAGCCTTACGCAAAAAATTTCCTAATATTTATTTACATTGGGAAGACTTTGGAAGACAAACCGCGCGAAAAAATTTAGATCGTTATAATGATCAAATGTGCACATTCAATGACGATATGCAAGGGACCGCAGCCGTTACCTTGGGAGCAATCTTAGCTGGATTAAAAGTTAATGGCACAAAAATGAGCGAACAACGGGTTGTCATTCATGGAGCAGGAACAGCGGGATGCTGTATTGCCGATCAAATTATTGCCGCAATGGTTGCCGATGGCCTAAGTGAAGAAGACGCTTACTCAAGAATGTTTTTAATTGATAAAGACGGATTGCTTCATTCAAACATGGATCATTTAGAATATTTTCAAAAAAAATATGCGCAACCCGTCGAAATTTATAACAACTGGGATCGCGTAAAAGGAAAAGTCATTCAGCTTTATGATGTTGTAAAAAACATAAAACCAACAATTCTTATTGGAACCTCTACGCAAACTGGAGCATTTAACGAAGAAATTGTTAAAATGATGGCATCATATTGTGAAAGACCAATTATATTTCCTTTATCTAATCCAACCTCACGATCCGAAGCAATTCCAGCTAATTTAATTGAATGGACTGATGGAAAAGTTTTGGTTGCTACAGGCAGTCCATTTCCAGAAGTGCGTTACAAAGGCAAGGTATATCCTATTGGTCAATGTAATAATGCTTTTGTATTCCCTGGCCTTGGATTAGGCGTTGTTGCTGCAAAGGCAACTCGAGTCAATAACGAAATGCTTGTCGCTTGCGCTAAGGTAATTAGCGAATGTGCACAAGTTAACAAAGATCCAACCCTTTCGTTGCTGCCTTCTCTAACAGATATTACTCATGTTTCTTATAAAATTGCTTTTGCAACAGCTAAAGCAGCACAACTTACAGGAGTCGCTCCCACAACTTCTGATCAAGAAATCCATAACAGTATTCATGAAAACACTTGGAAAACGAGTTACGTAAAATACGTTTTTAAAGAAAACATTTAA
- the rpiB gene encoding ribose 5-phosphate isomerase B gives MKIAIAADHAGRELKSYVIDFLTLTNHQVLDYGVASDSSASVDYPDYADIVASEVSTGRCDRGILICGTGIGMCITANKFPGVRAAVVNDEFTARMSRAHNDSNIMCLGSRIVNYQRAIDFVKIWLAAECEEGRHRNRIGKVAAIERRLAQ, from the coding sequence ATGAAAATTGCAATTGCAGCCGATCATGCGGGACGTGAGTTAAAAAGTTATGTGATAGATTTTTTAACGTTAACAAATCATCAAGTTTTAGATTACGGAGTGGCGTCTGATTCTTCTGCCTCAGTTGATTATCCTGATTATGCAGATATTGTTGCATCAGAAGTGTCAACTGGACGTTGTGATAGAGGTATCTTAATTTGTGGAACAGGTATTGGAATGTGTATCACTGCCAATAAGTTTCCAGGTGTTCGGGCTGCCGTGGTGAACGATGAATTTACGGCTCGAATGAGTCGCGCTCATAACGATTCAAATATTATGTGTTTAGGTTCAAGAATTGTTAATTATCAAAGAGCAATTGATTTTGTAAAAATTTGGTTGGCTGCTGAATGTGAAGAAGGTCGCCATAGAAATCGTATTGGAAAAGTTGCTGCAATAGAAAGAAGGCTTGCTCAATGA
- the pth gene encoding aminoacyl-tRNA hydrolase encodes MFILVGLGNPGTSYENTRHNIGFMIIDQIAAEAGVSVSQNRFNSLTARATWNGHDVFLMKPMSYMNLSGSCVQQALNFFKAQENQLITIFDDLDQPFGAVKMRVGGGHGGHNGMRDILLKTGFNQFSRVKVGIGKPEHKSATANWVLSKFTNTEIQFLEAESFPLAKKRVLEAMKNVKH; translated from the coding sequence GTGTTTATTCTCGTTGGTCTTGGCAATCCCGGCACCTCTTACGAAAATACGCGGCATAATATCGGTTTTATGATTATAGACCAAATTGCAGCAGAAGCTGGTGTTTCGGTCTCACAAAATCGATTTAATTCGCTCACGGCCCGAGCAACTTGGAACGGGCATGATGTGTTTTTAATGAAGCCTATGTCATACATGAACCTCTCTGGTTCATGTGTACAGCAGGCTTTAAATTTTTTTAAAGCCCAAGAAAATCAACTTATTACAATATTTGACGACCTCGATCAGCCATTTGGCGCAGTAAAAATGCGAGTTGGCGGAGGACATGGTGGTCATAATGGGATGAGAGATATTCTCCTTAAAACAGGCTTTAATCAGTTTAGCCGCGTAAAAGTGGGAATCGGTAAACCCGAACACAAAAGTGCCACCGCAAATTGGGTGCTTAGTAAATTTACCAATACTGAGATACAGTTTTTAGAAGCAGAAAGCTTTCCATTAGCAAAAAAACGCGTTTTAGAAGCGATGAAAAACGTTAAGCATTAA
- the iscB gene encoding RNA-guided endonuclease IscB, whose translation MPLVLSSTKKPLMPCTPKRARLLLERKKAAVFRIYPFTIILKDRADGETQPLEFKADPGSKTTGITLVLNGKSEKKVVTAINLQHRGQTIKSNLEKRRGVRRGRRNRHTRYRAPRFDNRSRFKGWLPPSLMSRVYNVQTWINRLSKFSPISLCAVETVRFDMQKMESPEISGAEYQQGELLGYEVREYLLEKWNRKCTYCEKENIPLQIEHITPRSKGGSNRVSNLCLACEKCNQKKANKDIKDFLKTKPELLKKIKTHLQKPLKDAAVVNATRYAIGNVVKSIGLPTTFWSGGRTKYNRIQQGYKKDHWIDAACVGESGENVVIPKKLKAKLITATGHGDRQMCLVNKHGFPRSKPSASKYVFGFQTGDIVTAKVTKGKKIGKYIGKLAVRSSGSFNISTSKETVQGISHLFCKKIHSMDGYSYSHEEKKCHS comes from the coding sequence ATGCCACTGGTACTTTCCAGCACAAAAAAGCCACTGATGCCATGCACTCCTAAGCGTGCTCGCTTGCTTTTGGAACGTAAAAAAGCTGCAGTTTTTAGAATATATCCTTTCACGATTATTTTAAAAGATCGCGCAGACGGAGAAACTCAACCATTAGAATTTAAGGCTGATCCAGGTAGTAAAACAACTGGAATTACTCTTGTTTTAAATGGCAAATCAGAGAAAAAAGTAGTGACTGCAATTAACCTTCAGCATCGTGGTCAAACGATCAAATCTAACCTCGAAAAAAGGCGCGGCGTTCGTCGAGGACGTAGAAATAGACATACAAGATATCGTGCACCAAGATTTGATAATAGATCTCGTTTCAAGGGTTGGCTTCCTCCTTCACTTATGTCAAGGGTTTATAACGTACAAACATGGATCAATCGTCTGTCAAAATTTTCTCCAATTTCTTTGTGCGCTGTAGAAACAGTTCGTTTTGATATGCAAAAAATGGAGAGTCCTGAAATTTCAGGTGCAGAATATCAACAAGGAGAACTTCTAGGCTACGAAGTGCGTGAGTATTTGCTTGAAAAATGGAATAGAAAATGCACTTATTGTGAAAAAGAAAATATTCCGTTGCAGATAGAACACATCACCCCACGCTCCAAAGGTGGCTCAAACAGGGTTTCTAATTTGTGTTTAGCATGCGAAAAATGCAATCAAAAAAAAGCAAACAAAGATATTAAAGATTTTTTAAAAACAAAGCCTGAACTTTTAAAGAAAATTAAGACTCATTTGCAAAAACCTCTTAAAGATGCCGCTGTGGTCAATGCAACCCGATATGCAATAGGGAATGTCGTTAAATCCATTGGACTTCCAACAACATTTTGGTCTGGTGGTCGCACAAAGTACAATCGCATTCAGCAAGGTTACAAAAAAGATCATTGGATTGATGCTGCGTGTGTTGGAGAAAGTGGAGAAAATGTTGTGATTCCTAAAAAACTTAAGGCAAAACTCATTACAGCAACTGGGCATGGCGATAGACAAATGTGCCTTGTAAACAAACATGGTTTTCCTCGATCAAAGCCCTCTGCATCTAAATATGTTTTTGGTTTTCAGACAGGAGATATTGTTACTGCAAAAGTGACTAAAGGGAAAAAAATAGGAAAATATATTGGAAAATTAGCCGTGAGATCTTCAGGGTCTTTTAATATTTCTACAAGCAAAGAAACAGTTCAAGGTATTTCGCATCTATTTTGTAAAAAGATTCACTCAATGGATGGTTATAGTTACTCCCATGAGGAAAAAAAATGTCACAGTTAA